In Monodelphis domestica isolate mMonDom1 chromosome 3, mMonDom1.pri, whole genome shotgun sequence, the following proteins share a genomic window:
- the F2RL2 gene encoding proteinase-activated receptor 3, with protein sequence METLLWATIQLLLLSSSAMSQRGADYDLEISGDSVLRIKTFQGVPQSSYEEIPLSAIEGWTGTTPTKEKCTMEKSSIVTLHVNNSTMGYLTSSLSTKLIPAIYIVVFLVGVSANAATLWMLYFQTKSITMNIFYINLAVADLLFCVTLPFKVAYHLHGNNWLFGEVMCRVITAVFYGNMYCSSLLLTCISVSRYLAIVYPFTYRGLPKRMYAMLACGLVWVTLFLYMVPLFITKQVYYLDQLGIYTCHDVHNTCEMMSHFHLYYFISLAFIGFVIPLGVIIFCYTSIIRTLKAYDQKWFWYFKVSLLILVIFAICFAPSNIILIIHHVNYNNNKNTDDLYFFYLIALCLGSLNSCLDPFLYFLMSKITDRSNAYLTIIKTS encoded by the exons ATGGAAACTCTCCTTTGGGCAACAATTCAACTGCTTTTATTATCATCGTCAGCTATGAGTCAAAGAg GTGCAGATTATGACCTTGAAATTTCTGGAGATTCTGTCTTACGTATCAAGACCTTTCAAGGTGTCCCTCAAAGTTCCTATGAAGAAATTCCCCTTTCTGCTATAGAAGGTTGGACTGGAACTACCCCAACTAAAGAGAAGTGCACTATGGAAAAATCAAGTATTGTTACTCTTCATGTAAATAATAGCACCATGGGCTATCTGACAAGCTCCCTAAGCACCAAATTGATACCTGCCATATATATAGTAGTATTCTTAGTGGGTGTGTCAGCCAATGCAGCAACCCTGTGGATGCTTTACTTCCAGACCAAGTCCATCACTATGAACATCTTCTACATTAACTTGGCTGTAGCAGATCTCCTCTTTTGTGTCACACTTCCCTTTAAAGTAGCCTATCATCTCCATGGAAATAACTGGCTCTTTGGAGAAGTGATGTGTCGTGTGATCACTGCTGTTTTCTATGGCAACATGTActgttcttctctcctcctcaccTGCATCAGTGTCAGTCGTTACCTGGCCATCGTTTACCCTTTCACCTACCGTGGGCTCCCAAAGCGCATGTACGCCATGCTTGCTTGTGGCCTGGTTTGGGTCACTCTCTTCTTATATATGGTGCCACTCTTCATAACAAAGCAAGTGTATTATCTGGACCAACTTGGGATCTATACCTGTCATGATGTACATAACACCTGTGAGATGATGTCACACTTCCACCTCTACTACTTCATTTCTCTGGCCTTTATCGGATTTGTAATTCCACTTGGTGTCATTATATTCTGCTACACATCCATCATCCGGACACTTAAAGCCTATGATCAGAAATGGTTCTGGTATTTCAAAGTGAGTCTCCTCATTCTAGTGATTTTTGCTATTTGTTTCGCTCCAAGCAACATAATACTTATTATTCATCATGtaaactacaacaacaacaaaaacacagaTGACTTATACTTTTTCTATCTTATAGCATTGTGCCTGGGCAGCCTTAACAGTTGCCTAGAtccattcctttactttctaatgTCAAAAATCACAGATCGGTCCAATGCCTACCTGACAATCATCAAGACCTCTTAG